Within the Cherax quadricarinatus isolate ZL_2023a chromosome 75, ASM3850222v1, whole genome shotgun sequence genome, the region ATCATCCGCGATATatatcagtggttcccaaactttttcagcttgttacccaatttaacatgccacataaagcatgttacccctttcacaaaatgttgttattattgatatatatggctaaattaaaacacttgagatattttcttttatttattgtatttgaacattgtgcatctctaatgactattaccaaagatgtcaagaacatcagtgggatggatggagttgcatacttgaagctagtttaggaattcttggcttcgtggttgaaagtgccagcctggcatcgtttgcaacattcaagcgagtcctcttttttgttttcatacccagcacagttgagaagcccttctcgcacagatacgttgttgagaatgataccaacaacttcaaggctctcttggacagagttggcgagtcaggtagtcgtgaaatccaaaaggaatctgcattttggttttggaattcgattttcaaggcttcattggctcgcattgtgatccactcctcctttgcagggaaatcatcatgaatggcatcatcaggtacagagaagggatgaatgatccactgaagagtggctgtttcttggtcactctctggaaagtagtgatgcatgcttgtttcaagccccttcaaatggttgctcatttctttgttgatggTCTGTAGAAGTGATCCAGTATCATGACTATTCTCCTCAACAAACTGGTCTAGGGTGGGAAACTGGGCGATCACTCCTTTCTCCAAGCGCCGAATCCAGAGTCTCAGTTTCCCCAGAAATGCAGTCACAGTGTGATGGGCATCAATGACAGCCGTGTTTCGGCCCTGGAGTTGCAGATTACCACTGTTCAGCTCCGCAAATATGTCAGCCAAGTAACAAAGTCGAGCAAGCCACTCCTTATCGGTGAACTTGGTAGCAAAAGGAGATCCTTTTTGTTCCAGGAATTCCTGAACAGCTTTTCGGAGCTCAATGACTCGACGTACAACCTTGCCTCGTGACAACCAGCGAACATCGGTGTGGTAGAGCAGAACTTGATACTGCTCTCCCATTTCCTTGCACAGCTCCTTGAATATGCGCGAATTCACATCTCTGGACTTGATGAAGTTGACGATTTTCAACACATCTTCAAACACTAACTTCAGATTACCAGGCAGGCTTTTCGATCCAAGAGAGTACCGATGAATGATGCAGTGATCTACAGAAATTTCTGGATTGATAGCTTGTATGAGGCCCCGTAATCCACGATGACCACCCATCATCGACGGTGCTCCATCGACGGAGACCTggaataaaaagaaaaattattataGACTGCGTCAGTTAGTCATTGTTACTTATCTTTTGCGTTATAATTATATGGTTTTAATTAATTATTTCGGTACTTGAGTATTTCAGTACGACAGGCacgatattttttgtgtgaatcatGTACAAAATATTAGCTACACTACAGTTACTTGTACAATAAATAAAACTGTATATGACTATATGCCGTGTAATTCATTGTATTTATACTAATTTAGACTTTATACAAACATCGTTTCCTACCTGTTGAACGCTGTTCCAATCCAATCCATTCTTGGTAAAGAAACTGTTGATGATATTGAAGATATCTTCTCCCTTTGTGGTTGTCAGCAGATCCTCGCATAATAGGAACTCTTCTTTGATCTTGTCCTGGTGGACGTAACGGACGAACCCAAGGAGAACAGCACAACTGGCTACGTCACACGATTCATCAAATTGCAAGGAGAATTTGCCATATGAGCTTTCCTTGATCTCTGTTGTAACTTGGGACAGGATATCTGATGCCATGTCATCGACTCGTCGGCGGATGGTGTTGTTTGATAGAGATATGACACTCAGTTTCTTCGCTTGATCCTCCCCACATACCTTGCTTACCATCTCGTATGCACAAGGCATAATCAGATTCTCTGCAATGGTGTGGCATTTCTGTTGTTCGGCAATTTTATATGCAACACAGTAGGATGCTTCGACCGCAGCTTGAAGCTTTTGGGCTTGAATTCCAGATGAGCCGAACTGGATATTCTTCAGTGCTACAGCCTGGCGCTGAAAATAAGCCTGATCCTTATTTTGAAGATTTGGATGGCACTTCTGGAGG harbors:
- the LOC138854949 gene encoding protein FAM200C-like, with translation MSKKRTYTDAFLRHGFVNLTSGGEDRPQCVACHKVLTNESLKPSKLSAHLQKCHPNLQNKDQAYFQRQAVALKNIQFGSSGIQAQKLQAAVEASYCVAYKIAEQQKCHTIAENLIMPCAYEMVSKVCGEDQAKKLSVISLSNNTIRRRVDDMASDILSQVTTEIKESSYGKFSLQFDESCDVASCAVLLGFVRYVHQDKIKEEFLLCEDLLTTTKGEDIFNIINSFFTKNGLDWNSVQQVSVDGAPSMMGGHRGLRGLIQAINPEISVDHCIIHRYSLGSKSLPGNLKLVFEDVLKIVNFIKSRDVNSRIFKELCKEMGEQYQVLLYHTDVRWLSRGKVVRRVIELRKAVQEFLEQKGSPFATKFTDKEWLARLCYLADIFAELNSGNLQLQGRNTAVIDAHHTVTAFLGKLRLWIRRLEKGVIAQFPTLDQFVEENSHDTGSLLQTINKEMSNHLKGLETSMHHYFPESDQETATLQWIIHPFSVPDDAIHDDFPAKEEWITMRANEALKIEFQNQNADSFWISRLPDSPTLSKRALKLLVSFSTTYLCEKGFSTVLGMKTKKRTRLNVANDARLALSTTKPRIPKLASSMQLHPSH